A section of the Ignisphaera sp. genome encodes:
- a CDS encoding nascent polypeptide-associated complex protein: protein MLPMNPRELQKQLRQLKKLGIKIDQLVDAEEVHIVLSDRKLILEKPDVFIVEFSGQKMFYLAAQNIREELRKDQQITSIPTQVEISNDDIQFVAEYTHVSVEKARDAILKAGGDIAKAIELIESEKKSSHTT from the coding sequence ATGCTGCCCATGAATCCTCGAGAACTTCAAAAACAATTAAGACAGTTAAAGAAGTTAGGCATAAAGATAGATCAGCTTGTAGATGCTGAAGAAGTACATATAGTGTTAAGCGACAGAAAATTGATCTTAGAGAAACCCGATGTGTTTATAGTCGAGTTTAGTGGACAAAAAATGTTCTATTTAGCTGCTCAAAACATTCGTGAAGAGTTAAGGAAAGATCAACAAATTACTTCAATACCTACACAGGTAGAGATATCCAATGATGATATACAATTTGTAGCTGAATACACACATGTATCAGTTGAAAAAGCTAGAGATGCTATATTAAAAGCAGGTGGTGATATAGCTAAAGCTATAGAGCTTATAGAATCTGAAAAGAAATCATCTCACACAACATGA